In one window of Enterobacteriaceae endosymbiont of Plateumaris rustica DNA:
- a CDS encoding enoyl-ACP reductase FabI: MKLLLGKKILITGIINQFSIAYGIAKAMYNNKAELIFTYQKKKNKEKIEKLVKNMTNYPIIKCDVSKDNDIKSLFIKISKFWKKFNGFIHSIAFAPKNELTGSFIKNTSRKGFQIAHNISSYSLTAMVKECKNMLYPKSSIVSLSYLGSNRVISNYNVMGLAKASLEANIRYIAYDIGKENIRINGISSSPIKTLASSGINDFNNIIKYYNKMTPLSYKITINDIGNVAVFLCSDLSCGITGEIINVDGGFNIIGINKNF, translated from the coding sequence ATGAAATTATTATTAGGAAAAAAAATACTAATTACAGGTATAATAAACCAATTTTCTATAGCATATGGAATAGCTAAAGCTATGTATAATAATAAGGCAGAGTTAATTTTTACATATCAAAAAAAAAAAAATAAAGAAAAAATAGAAAAATTAGTAAAAAATATGACAAATTATCCAATAATTAAATGTGATGTATCTAAAGATAATGATATAAAATCTTTATTTATTAAAATATCTAAATTTTGGAAAAAATTTAATGGGTTTATACATTCTATTGCTTTTGCTCCAAAAAATGAATTAACAGGAAGTTTTATTAAAAATACATCAAGGAAAGGATTTCAAATAGCTCATAATATTAGTTCATATAGTTTAACAGCTATGGTTAAAGAATGTAAAAATATGTTATATCCTAAATCTTCAATAGTTTCTTTATCATATTTAGGTTCTAATAGAGTAATATCTAATTATAATGTAATGGGATTAGCAAAAGCATCATTAGAAGCTAATATTCGTTATATAGCATATGACATTGGTAAAGAAAATATCAGAATTAATGGAATATCTTCTTCTCCTATAAAAACTTTAGCTTCATCAGGAATTAATGATTTTAATAATATAATAAAATATTATAATAAAATGACTCCACTATCATATAAGATTACAATAAATGATATTGGTAATGTTGCTGTATTTTTATGTTCTGATTTATCATGTGGTATTACTGGAGAAATAATTAATGTAGATGGAGGATTTAATATTATAGGTATTAATAAAAACTTTTAA
- the fabD gene encoding ACP S-malonyltransferase: MFPGQGCQFVGMLLDLYYNHTIIQKIFQKASNILEYDLWNLIQKGPLKKLNITYYTQPAILISSFAIYKLWIQKNNIIPNIMAGHSLGEYTAMLCSKVISFHDAIRLVHYRGKLMQEISFSLKENNIDGYFMQAILGLDKILIQKICKQESKNNIVNISSYNTYNQVIISGNKNAILRVVNICKSLGAYSIPLKINIPSHCLLMKPIVKKFKNFLNNITFNYPKIPIVNTLNIKCETSLKKIKYNLIHQLYNPINWIECIKYISNKNINNLLEFGPKNILAKMTKKIFNNLDVISINNSKTLSIALKKYNYMRII; the protein is encoded by the coding sequence ATTTTTCCTGGTCAGGGATGTCAATTTGTTGGAATGTTATTAGATTTGTATTATAACCATACAATCATTCAAAAAATTTTTCAAAAAGCATCTAATATTTTAGAATATGATTTATGGAATTTAATCCAAAAAGGTCCTTTAAAAAAACTAAATATAACTTATTATACTCAACCTGCTATATTAATATCATCTTTTGCAATATATAAATTATGGATACAAAAAAATAATATAATTCCTAATATTATGGCTGGTCACAGTTTAGGTGAATATACAGCTATGTTATGTAGTAAAGTTATTAGTTTTCATGATGCTATTCGATTAGTTCATTATAGAGGTAAATTAATGCAAGAAATATCTTTTTCTTTAAAAGAAAATAATATTGATGGGTATTTTATGCAAGCAATTTTAGGATTAGATAAGATTTTAATTCAAAAAATTTGTAAACAAGAATCAAAAAATAATATAGTTAATATATCTAGTTATAATACATATAATCAAGTAATAATTAGTGGTAACAAAAATGCTATATTAAGAGTTGTTAATATATGTAAATCATTAGGTGCTTATAGCATACCATTAAAAATTAATATACCTTCACATTGTTTATTAATGAAACCAATAGTAAAAAAATTTAAAAATTTTTTAAATAATATTACGTTCAATTATCCTAAAATTCCTATTGTGAATACTCTTAATATAAAATGTGAAACATCTCTAAAAAAAATTAAATATAATTTAATACATCAACTATATAATCCAATAAATTGGATTGAATGTATAAAATATATATCTAATAAAAATATAAATAATTTATTAGAATTTGGACCAAAAAATATACTTGCAAAAATGACTAAAAAAATTTTTAATAATTTAGATGTTATTTCAATAAATAATTCTAAAACATTATCTATTGCATTAAAAAAATATAATTATATGAGAATAATATGA
- a CDS encoding NAD(P)(+) transhydrogenase (Re/Si-specific) subunit beta — MFDGLAIVIYTISSILFIFSLASLSQKETSQKGIFFAISGMIIAVITTILQSQFNNISYILIAIILGGIIGINISKKIDMTKMPQLIAILHSFVGLTAIFVGLNSYLAIYYNVNKIHDCIKLIEIFISIFIGSITFIGSIIAFGKLSGIITPKAYNFKFKKLINIITLFISILLMLIFVQTKYIFVQILSLIFMIHISLIFGLYLIISIGGADMPVVISMLNSYSGWAAAASGFMLNNDLLIITGALVGSSGAILSYLMCKGMNRSFLNVIFGGLESKKSNNIIENDIEKQYKKISIKETVEILKESSNVIIIPGYGMAVAQAQHSISEMVKKLNFYNIKVRFAIHPVAGRLPGHMNVLLAEANIPYEIILEMDEINKDFFNTDTVLVIGANDTVNPSAQEDKNSPISGMPILEAWKAKNIIIFKRSMNYGYSGITNPLFYKNNSYMLFGDAKETINKILTIL; from the coding sequence ATGTTTGATGGACTAGCAATAGTTATATATACTATATCTTCAATATTATTTATATTTAGTCTTGCAAGTCTTTCTCAAAAAGAAACCTCTCAAAAAGGTATTTTTTTTGCTATAAGTGGTATGATTATTGCAGTAATAACTACTATTTTACAATCACAATTTAATAATATTAGTTATATATTAATAGCGATTATCTTAGGAGGTATTATTGGTATAAATATATCTAAAAAAATAGATATGACAAAAATGCCTCAATTAATTGCTATATTACATAGTTTTGTAGGTTTAACTGCAATTTTTGTAGGATTAAATAGTTATTTAGCAATCTATTATAATGTAAATAAAATACATGATTGTATAAAATTAATAGAAATATTTATTAGTATTTTTATAGGTTCTATTACTTTTATAGGATCTATTATTGCATTTGGTAAATTATCAGGAATAATTACACCAAAAGCTTATAATTTTAAATTTAAAAAATTAATAAATATTATTACATTATTTATTTCTATTTTATTAATGTTAATATTTGTACAAACAAAATATATTTTTGTACAAATTTTATCATTAATATTTATGATACATATTTCATTAATATTTGGTTTATATTTAATAATTAGTATAGGTGGTGCTGATATGCCTGTAGTAATTTCAATGCTGAATTCATATTCAGGTTGGGCTGCTGCAGCTTCTGGATTTATGTTAAATAATGATTTACTTATTATTACTGGAGCATTAGTTGGTTCTTCCGGAGCAATATTATCATATTTAATGTGTAAGGGTATGAATAGATCATTTCTTAATGTAATATTTGGAGGATTAGAAAGTAAAAAAAGTAATAATATTATTGAAAATGATATTGAAAAACAATATAAAAAAATTTCTATAAAGGAAACAGTAGAAATTTTAAAAGAATCAAGTAATGTTATCATAATTCCTGGATATGGAATGGCTGTAGCACAAGCTCAACATTCTATTTCAGAAATGGTAAAAAAATTAAATTTTTATAATATTAAAGTAAGATTTGCTATTCATCCAGTAGCAGGAAGATTACCAGGACATATGAATGTTTTATTAGCTGAAGCAAATATTCCTTATGAAATAATATTAGAAATGGATGAAATTAATAAAGATTTTTTTAATACTGATACTGTTTTAGTTATAGGAGCTAATGATACTGTTAATCCATCTGCTCAAGAAGATAAAAATAGTCCAATTTCAGGTATGCCTATATTAGAAGCATGGAAAGCAAAAAATATTATTATTTTTAAAAGAAGTATGAATTATGGATATTCTGGTATTACAAATCCTTTATTTTATAAAAATAATAGTTATATGTTATTTGGAGATGCAAAAGAAACAATTAATAAAATTTTAACAATACTTTAA
- the lipB gene encoding lipoyl(octanoyl) transferase LipB, translating to MYNYKNNLFIRYLGIEPWILTYKKMNDFTQQRNNSTLDEIWMVEHTPVFTQGRTSKKEDILYFNHKIPIFYSNRGGKITYHAPGQQLMYVLINLKKRNINIRSLVLILEKTIINILFYIGIKADKLLYNYNPGVYVYNKKIASIGLKISRGYSLHGIAINVDMDLLPFSYINPCGLSQLKMIQIKDLIPSVKISIIKNLIINEFMKLLKKNSKI from the coding sequence ATGTATAATTATAAAAATAATTTATTTATACGTTATTTAGGTATAGAACCATGGATTTTAACATATAAAAAAATGAATGATTTTACTCAACAACGTAATAATTCTACATTAGATGAAATTTGGATGGTAGAACATACACCAGTTTTTACACAAGGAAGAACTTCTAAAAAAGAAGATATTCTATATTTCAATCATAAAATACCTATATTTTATAGTAATAGAGGTGGAAAAATTACATATCATGCACCTGGACAACAATTAATGTATGTATTAATTAATTTAAAAAAACGTAATATTAATATACGTTCCTTAGTATTAATTTTAGAAAAGACTATAATAAATATTTTATTTTACATAGGAATAAAAGCAGATAAATTATTATATAATTATAATCCTGGTGTATATGTTTATAATAAAAAAATCGCGTCAATAGGATTAAAAATATCTAGAGGATATTCATTACATGGTATTGCTATAAATGTCGATATGGATTTATTACCTTTTTCTTATATTAATCCATGTGGTTTAAGTCAATTAAAAATGATTCAAATAAAAGATTTAATTCCTAGTGTTAAAATATCAATAATAAAAAATTTGATAATTAATGAATTTATGAAATTATTAAAAAAAAATAGTAAAATATAA
- a CDS encoding serine hydrolase produces the protein MKLINYCIKYYYKILINLVLIIPCMMYPYISYSHKNIFEIVSKPDLKAKSYILIDYSSGLVLAEKNADIHHNPASLAKVMTSYVIEKAIKLGKIHRNDIITISKNAYYSGNLLFNRSSLMFLKYGERVSVKNLIKGIILQSGNDACVAMAEYISGNQDNFVNLMNFYSKKIGLTNTFFKNVHGLDELEQYTSARDMAILGIVLIRDFPQEYILYKEKEFTFNKIHQINRNLLLWDKFLNVDGIKTGHTNIAGYNLIVSAKKYNMRLLAVILGETSEKNRTLESKILLNWGFKNFKTINPLIKYKKFGSLPVFFGKNNSLSIGVNKNVYLTIIKSQEKNLQIVYFVNYNKIIAPIHKYQILGSINFMINNHILKSYPLISLQEVPRGNIFICIFDYIRLLLSNWLDQ, from the coding sequence ATGAAATTAATAAATTATTGTATTAAATATTATTATAAAATATTAATTAACTTAGTATTAATTATTCCATGTATGATGTATCCTTATATATCTTATAGTCATAAAAATATTTTTGAAATTGTATCTAAACCTGATTTAAAAGCTAAATCATATATTTTAATTGATTATTCATCTGGTTTAGTATTAGCTGAAAAAAATGCTGATATTCATCATAATCCTGCTAGTTTAGCAAAAGTAATGACTAGTTATGTGATAGAAAAAGCTATTAAATTAGGTAAAATTCATCGTAATGATATAATTACTATAAGTAAAAATGCTTATTATTCAGGTAATTTATTATTTAATAGATCATCTTTAATGTTTTTAAAATATGGTGAACGTGTTTCTGTTAAAAATTTAATTAAAGGTATCATATTACAATCAGGTAATGATGCTTGTGTTGCAATGGCTGAATATATATCTGGTAATCAAGATAATTTTGTTAATTTAATGAATTTTTATTCAAAAAAAATAGGATTAACAAATACATTTTTTAAAAATGTACATGGATTAGATGAATTAGAACAATATACTTCTGCTAGAGATATGGCTATTTTAGGTATAGTTTTAATAAGAGATTTTCCTCAAGAATATATTTTATATAAAGAAAAAGAATTTACTTTTAATAAAATTCACCAAATAAATCGTAATTTATTATTATGGGATAAATTTCTAAATGTAGATGGTATTAAAACTGGACATACTAATATTGCTGGTTATAATTTAATAGTTTCTGCTAAAAAATATAATATGAGACTTTTAGCAGTTATTTTAGGAGAAACTTCTGAAAAAAATCGTACATTAGAAAGTAAAATATTACTCAATTGGGGATTTAAAAATTTTAAAACAATAAATCCATTAATAAAATATAAAAAATTTGGTTCTCTTCCAGTTTTTTTTGGAAAAAATAATTCTTTGTCTATCGGAGTTAATAAAAATGTATATTTAACTATTATAAAAAGTCAAGAAAAAAATTTACAAATAGTATATTTTGTTAATTATAATAAAATAATAGCACCTATACATAAATATCAAATATTAGGAAGTATTAATTTTATGATTAATAATCATATATTAAAAAGTTATCCATTAATATCTTTACAAGAAGTTCCTAGAGGAAATATTTTTATTTGTATTTTTGATTATATTAGATTATTATTAAGTAATTGGTTAGATCAATAA
- the cspE gene encoding transcription antiterminator/RNA stability regulator CspE: MSKIKGNVKWFNESKGFGFITPEDGSKDVFVHFSAIQSNGFKTLTEGQKVEFEITNGAKGPSAANVIAI, translated from the coding sequence ATGTCCAAGATTAAAGGTAACGTTAAGTGGTTTAATGAATCTAAAGGTTTTGGTTTCATTACTCCTGAAGATGGTAGTAAAGATGTTTTTGTACATTTTTCTGCTATTCAAAGCAATGGATTTAAAACATTAACTGAAGGTCAAAAAGTAGAATTCGAAATCACTAACGGAGCCAAAGGTCCTTCTGCTGCTAATGTAATTGCTATTTAA
- a CDS encoding RluA family pseudouridine synthase — MYKKINNQLIIPNYIDLQRVDNFLITKFKNIPKSFIYRILRQGKIRVNKKKVKPNFKIKSQDILQFPLIYIKNIQKNKILLNKKKIDFFKKMILFEDKYIFAINKPSGIAVHGGSGINFGIIENFRIIFTKIKFLELVHRIDKETSGILLIAKKRSILKILHKQFRENNILKNYIALVKGNYTKNNYGFIKSFLLKKNNNNKIKVITHSTLGKYSETKFKIIKYYKFMMLLNITPLTGRTHQIRVHMSHIGHPIAYDQRYGDINFNLNLKKKIGLNRLFLHAQKIKFMHPITNKKICIYAPLNNELNNCLLKLNY, encoded by the coding sequence ATGTATAAAAAAATAAATAATCAATTAATAATACCTAATTATATAGATTTACAAAGAGTTGATAATTTTTTAATTACAAAATTTAAAAATATTCCTAAAAGTTTTATTTATAGAATTTTAAGACAAGGAAAAATAAGAGTTAATAAAAAAAAAGTAAAACCAAATTTTAAAATAAAATCACAAGATATACTACAATTTCCTTTAATATATATAAAAAATATTCAAAAAAATAAAATATTACTTAATAAAAAGAAAATTGATTTTTTTAAAAAAATGATTTTGTTTGAAGATAAATATATTTTTGCAATAAATAAACCTTCAGGAATTGCTGTTCATGGAGGTAGTGGTATAAATTTTGGTATTATTGAAAATTTTCGTATTATATTTACAAAAATTAAATTTTTAGAATTAGTACATAGAATAGATAAAGAAACTTCTGGTATATTATTAATCGCAAAAAAAAGATCAATATTAAAAATATTACATAAACAATTCCGCGAAAATAATATTTTAAAAAATTATATAGCTTTAGTTAAAGGAAATTATACTAAAAATAATTACGGTTTTATAAAAAGTTTTTTATTAAAAAAAAACAATAATAATAAAATTAAAGTAATAACACATAGTACATTAGGTAAATATTCAGAAACAAAATTTAAAATTATAAAATATTACAAATTTATGATGTTATTAAACATAACACCTTTAACAGGACGTACTCATCAAATTAGAGTACATATGTCTCATATCGGTCATCCTATTGCTTATGATCAACGTTATGGAGATATTAATTTTAATTTAAATTTAAAAAAAAAAATAGGTTTAAATAGATTATTTTTACATGCACAAAAAATAAAATTTATGCATCCAATAACAAATAAAAAAATTTGTATTTATGCTCCATTAAATAATGAATTAAATAATTGTTTATTAAAATTAAATTATTAA
- a CDS encoding Re/Si-specific NAD(P)(+) transhydrogenase subunit alpha gives MIIGIPKEKLLNETRVAITPISAKKLIKLGFTIFIEKCAGKNAYFQDKDYINIGAKIVNNNEVWNTDIIIKINPPDTEEIKLLKNNSILISFIFPAKNSLLLEKLAIKNITTISMDSVPRISRAQSVDALSSMSNLIGYRSIIESAYLFGRSLNGQITAAGKNPSAKIIVIGAGVAGLSAIATARSLGATVKAFDTRKEVKEQINSMGAMFLQFKKESNNIDYYKSSHLNQINSEIKLLSNYIKETDIIITTALIPGKKAPILINKEMIQNMKPGSIIFDLAADNGGNCILTQKNKIVITSNNIKIIGYINLLNKMPIQASQLYSNNIINLIKLLSKNGKKLNIDFKDEIIRNMTVTYDKKIIWPAPLPKEKKFEQSLKNSYNFKKDKNIKNKKENVFLKYIKQYFFIILSLFFIYIIKFIPKQTIPHFIIFLLSCIIGYYVVWNVSHKLHTPLMSVTNAISGIIIIGAISQINNNNILITSLSFLGILVSSINIFGGLTITQRMLKMFNKN, from the coding sequence ATGATAATTGGCATACCAAAAGAAAAATTATTAAATGAAACAAGAGTAGCTATTACTCCTATATCAGCTAAAAAATTAATAAAATTAGGATTTACTATTTTTATTGAAAAATGTGCAGGAAAAAATGCTTATTTTCAAGATAAAGATTATATTAATATAGGTGCAAAAATTGTTAATAATAATGAAGTTTGGAATACTGATATTATAATAAAAATTAATCCTCCTGATACAGAAGAAATTAAATTATTAAAAAATAATAGTATATTAATTAGTTTTATTTTTCCTGCAAAAAATTCTCTTTTATTAGAAAAATTAGCAATTAAAAATATTACAACTATATCTATGGATTCAGTACCTAGAATTTCTAGAGCACAATCTGTAGATGCTTTAAGTTCTATGAGTAATTTAATTGGATATAGAAGTATTATAGAATCAGCTTATTTATTTGGTAGATCACTTAATGGACAAATTACAGCTGCAGGTAAAAATCCATCAGCAAAAATAATAGTAATAGGTGCTGGAGTTGCTGGATTATCTGCTATTGCAACGGCAAGAAGTTTAGGAGCAACAGTTAAAGCTTTTGATACTAGAAAAGAAGTAAAAGAACAAATTAATAGTATGGGTGCTATGTTTCTTCAATTTAAAAAAGAATCTAATAATATAGATTATTACAAATCTTCTCATTTAAACCAAATAAACTCAGAAATTAAACTTTTATCAAATTATATAAAAGAAACAGATATTATTATTACTACTGCATTAATACCAGGTAAAAAAGCTCCTATTTTAATTAATAAAGAAATGATTCAAAATATGAAACCTGGAAGTATAATTTTTGATTTAGCAGCTGATAATGGTGGTAATTGTATATTAACTCAAAAAAATAAAATTGTTATAACTTCAAATAATATAAAGATAATAGGTTATATTAACTTACTTAATAAAATGCCTATACAAGCTTCTCAATTATATAGTAATAATATTATAAATTTAATAAAATTATTATCTAAAAATGGTAAAAAATTAAATATTGATTTCAAAGATGAAATTATACGTAATATGACAGTTACTTATGATAAAAAAATTATTTGGCCTGCACCTTTACCTAAAGAAAAAAAATTTGAACAAAGTTTAAAAAATTCATATAATTTTAAAAAAGATAAAAATATAAAAAATAAAAAAGAAAATGTTTTTTTAAAATATATAAAACAATATTTTTTTATAATTTTAAGTTTATTTTTTATTTATATTATAAAATTTATTCCTAAACAAACAATACCTCATTTTATAATATTTTTATTATCTTGTATAATAGGTTACTATGTTGTATGGAATGTTAGTCATAAATTACATACTCCTTTAATGTCAGTAACTAATGCAATTTCAGGTATTATTATTATAGGTGCTATATCTCAAATTAATAATAATAATATATTAATAACTTCGTTATCATTTTTGGGAATATTAGTATCTAGTATAAATATTTTTGGTGGATTAACTATAACTCAACGTATGTTAAAAATGTTTAATAAAAATTAA
- the lipA gene encoding lipoyl synthase gives MKHPFLKKPDWIKIKFSEKDINKVKKIKSIIKKNKLHSVCEEASCPNIIECFSKKQVTFIILGNICTRNCLYCNVINGRPLIIDNNEALNLANTIYKMKLKYVVITSVNRDDLHDGGAKQFSTCIKLIRKKNPNIKIEILVPDFKNCIHKALKIIKKTLPDVFNHNIETVERLFKIIRPSGNYQKSLILLNQFKKNFPNIITKSGLMLGFGETNEELFNTLHDLKFNGVDIITIGQYLQPTKKHIAVKKYISTLEFNEIRKKAINMGFKTVVCGPFVRSSYNAQDYFC, from the coding sequence ATGAAACATCCTTTTTTAAAAAAACCTGATTGGATAAAAATTAAATTTTCTGAAAAAGATATTAATAAAGTTAAAAAAATTAAATCTATTATTAAAAAAAATAAATTACATTCTGTTTGTGAAGAAGCATCTTGTCCTAATATCATAGAATGTTTTAGCAAAAAACAAGTAACTTTTATAATTTTAGGAAATATATGTACTAGAAATTGTCTATATTGTAATGTTATTAATGGGAGACCATTAATTATTGATAATAATGAAGCATTAAATTTAGCTAATACTATTTATAAAATGAAATTAAAGTATGTAGTGATTACTTCTGTAAATAGAGATGATTTACATGATGGAGGAGCTAAACAATTTTCTACATGTATAAAATTAATACGTAAAAAAAATCCTAATATTAAAATAGAAATTTTAGTTCCTGATTTTAAAAATTGTATTCACAAAGCTTTAAAAATTATTAAAAAAACACTTCCTGATGTTTTTAATCATAATATAGAGACTGTAGAACGCTTATTTAAAATAATAAGACCTTCTGGAAATTATCAAAAATCATTAATATTATTAAATCAATTTAAAAAAAATTTTCCTAACATTATAACAAAATCAGGATTAATGTTAGGTTTTGGAGAAACTAATGAAGAGTTATTTAATACTTTACATGATTTAAAATTTAATGGAGTTGATATTATTACAATAGGACAATATTTACAACCAACTAAAAAACATATTGCTGTTAAAAAATATATTAGTACATTAGAATTTAATGAAATAAGAAAAAAAGCTATTAATATGGGGTTTAAAACAGTAGTATGTGGTCCTTTTGTACGTTCTTCTTATAATGCTCAAGATTATTTTTGTTAA
- the truA gene encoding tRNA pseudouridine(38-40) synthase TruA, which translates to MLTDNYQFNIKKKFKFAIGIEYNGSNYHGWQKQKKYPNTIQQHIENAISIIANHNIKTFCASRTDIGAHSIGQVIHFETNTIRKIKSWILGVNSLLPKDIVVNWIVPVMKEFHARFSAISRKYYYIIYNNKYRSGILNKLVTQYQHNLDIIKMNKAAKYLIGENDLTSFRSVKCQSNSSYRRIIHLKIKKNNNYIIIDIKANSFVYHMIRNIVGCLLEIGSNIKKEIWLLELLKKKDRTKASVTVKPDGLFLIKVEYPKKFNIPYSNYLNFPYNL; encoded by the coding sequence TTGTTAACAGATAATTATCAATTTAATATTAAAAAAAAATTTAAATTTGCAATAGGAATTGAATATAATGGTAGTAATTACCACGGTTGGCAAAAACAAAAAAAATATCCAAATACTATACAACAACATATAGAAAATGCAATATCTATAATTGCTAATCATAATATAAAAACTTTTTGTGCTAGTAGAACTGATATAGGTGCTCATAGTATAGGTCAAGTTATTCATTTTGAAACTAATACTATACGTAAAATAAAATCTTGGATATTAGGTGTAAATAGTTTATTACCAAAAGATATAGTAGTTAATTGGATTGTTCCTGTAATGAAAGAATTTCATGCAAGATTTAGTGCTATATCTCGTAAATATTATTATATAATATATAATAATAAATATCGTTCTGGAATTTTAAATAAATTAGTTACTCAATATCAACATAATTTAGATATTATAAAAATGAATAAAGCTGCAAAATATTTAATAGGAGAAAATGATCTAACTTCTTTTAGATCAGTAAAATGCCAATCTAATAGTTCTTATAGAAGAATAATTCATCTAAAAATAAAAAAAAATAATAATTATATAATTATTGATATTAAAGCTAATTCCTTTGTTTATCATATGATTCGTAATATAGTAGGTTGTTTATTAGAAATAGGATCAAACATAAAAAAAGAAATATGGTTATTAGAATTATTAAAAAAAAAAGATAGAACTAAAGCATCAGTTACAGTAAAACCTGATGGATTATTTTTAATAAAAGTTGAATATCCAAAAAAATTTAATATACCATATTCTAATTATTTAAATTTTCCATATAATTTATAA
- the rpmF gene encoding 50S ribosomal protein L32, which yields MAVQKSKKSRSKRGMRRSHNSLSENKILLFDKKSGKKHLYHNMTSNGFYKGKKILN from the coding sequence ATGGCTGTACAAAAAAGTAAAAAATCTAGATCTAAAAGAGGTATGCGTCGTTCTCATAACTCATTATCTGAAAATAAAATTTTATTATTTGATAAAAAATCAGGAAAAAAACATTTATACCATAATATGACATCGAATGGTTTTTATAAAGGTAAAAAAATATTAAATTAA
- a CDS encoding CvpA family protein: MYWIDYFLIMIIIFSSLVSYFKGFFQEILLIFTWFFAYYLSKKYYHYLSEKIYGIDNLLLKKTISMFILFIIILTIGYTINYYVNKKIHKSFFNIINKILGLFFGIFKGIIISLIFLYLLNYSNRDYYKNLLKDKPQLMYNFDNILKKYKINYL, encoded by the coding sequence ATGTATTGGATTGATTATTTTCTTATAATGATAATTATTTTTTCATCTTTAGTTAGTTATTTTAAAGGTTTTTTTCAAGAAATATTATTAATATTTACTTGGTTTTTTGCATATTATTTATCTAAAAAATATTATCATTATTTATCTGAAAAGATATATGGTATTGATAATTTATTATTAAAAAAAACTATTTCTATGTTTATACTATTTATAATAATATTAACGATTGGTTATACTATTAATTATTATGTTAATAAAAAAATACACAAATCTTTTTTTAACATAATAAATAAAATTCTTGGTTTATTTTTTGGTATATTTAAAGGAATTATAATAAGTTTAATATTTTTATATTTGTTAAATTATTCTAATCGTGATTATTATAAAAATCTCTTAAAAGATAAACCGCAATTAATGTATAATTTTGATAATATTTTAAAAAAATATAAAATAAATTATTTATAA